From a region of the Anoplopoma fimbria isolate UVic2021 breed Golden Eagle Sablefish chromosome 16, Afim_UVic_2022, whole genome shotgun sequence genome:
- the LOC129105128 gene encoding plasma membrane ascorbate-dependent reductase CYBRD1 encodes MENIRRFAVALSAAVALGIVSIIFVGIWVSHYRDGLAWDGGSAEFNWHPVLIVSGFIFLQGIAIIVYRLPWTWQYSKLLMKFIHAGLHLLAFIFAVISMVAVFDFHNAAKIPNMYSLHSWLGLAAVILFCLQLVLGVGMYLIPFTPASWRAAFMPLHVYTGLLLFGSVIAVALMGITEKLIFGLSNPKYKDSPPEAIFVNVLGVLLVLFGALILWIATRTSWKRPSDQILHTLHTNGEGDEGSKIGPALSELSDGADAEPSGDVRRRSNKLEDQEN; translated from the exons ATGGAGAACATCAGACGGTTCGCGGTCGCTCTCTCCGCCGCCGTGGCCCTCGGGATCGTCTCCATAATATTCGTGGGAATATGGGTTTCTCACTACAGAGATGGTTTAGCCTGGGACGGAGGATCGGCTGAATTCAACTGGCATCCGGTGCTGATAGTCAGCGGGTTTATTTTCTTGCAGGGAATAG CCATCATTGTGTACAGACTCCCGTGGACCTGGCAGTACAGCAAACTGTTGATGAAGTTCATCCATGCAGGCTTACATTTACTAGCCTTCATTTTTGCTGTCATATCGATGGTGGCCGTTTTTGACTTCCACAATGCTGCCAAAATCCCCAACATGTACAGTTTGCACAGCTGGCTTGGCCTAGCAGCAGTGATACTGTTCTGTCTACAG CTTGTTCTTGGAGTTGGCATGTACCTGATACCATTTACACCTGCATCATGGAGAGCAGCGTTTATGCCCCTCCATGTCTACACTGGTCTTCTACTCTTTGGCAGTGTAATCGCTGTAGCACTCATGGGCATCACAGAGAAACTCATTTTTGGcct GAGCAACCCAAAGTACAAGGACTCTCCCCCAGAGGCAATTTTCGTGAATGTTCTGGGAGTCCTCCTGGTGCTTTTTGGGGCTCTTATCCTCTGGATTGCCACTCGAACCTCTTGGAAACGCCCAAGTGACCAGATCCTGCATACTCTGCATACCAATGGGGAAGGTGACGAAGGCAGCAAAATCGGTCCAGCCTTGTCTGAGCTATCTGATGGAGCTGACGCTGAGCCCAGTGGGGATGTCAGAAGGAGGAGTAACAAATTAGAGGATCAGGAAAACTGA